In a single window of the Puniceicoccus vermicola genome:
- a CDS encoding NAD(P)-dependent alcohol dehydrogenase, producing MKALVLEEPRDLSLREIIINQDLGPNDVRIAPRRVGICGSDVHYYEHGAIGQFVVKEPMILGHEASGEITEIGSAVKSLKVGDRVCMEPGIPRQWSPAVLAGNYNLDPDVRFWATPPVHGCTCESVVHPESLTFRLPDNVSYEEGALVEPLAVGVFSAKRAQVVPGDIALVFGAGTIGIVTALAALAAGCSQVIVADIKRAKLDFIRNQLDVPIVPVNSAEEDLAAEVDRVTSGKGVNLVFEASGSEKVIAGMISYLAPAGRVVLVGMPQKPAPIDIVSAQVKGIDFVTVFRYANIYDRVIKYIASGQLTVAPLVTHRFDGFRAVSAYEFAATYPDDAVKIMLDMETF from the coding sequence ATGAAGGCACTCGTCCTCGAAGAACCTCGTGATCTATCCCTTCGCGAAATCATTATTAACCAGGATCTCGGTCCCAACGATGTTCGAATCGCCCCGCGGCGAGTTGGCATCTGTGGCAGCGACGTCCATTACTACGAGCATGGCGCGATTGGCCAATTCGTGGTCAAAGAGCCCATGATCCTGGGTCATGAGGCATCGGGAGAGATCACGGAAATCGGTTCGGCGGTAAAATCCCTGAAAGTCGGCGACCGGGTTTGCATGGAGCCGGGAATTCCGCGGCAGTGGAGTCCCGCTGTGCTCGCGGGAAATTATAACCTCGATCCGGACGTTCGCTTCTGGGCGACTCCGCCAGTGCACGGTTGCACTTGCGAAAGCGTCGTTCATCCCGAATCGCTCACCTTTCGTTTGCCCGACAATGTGAGCTACGAGGAGGGGGCATTGGTTGAACCTTTGGCCGTTGGAGTATTTTCGGCAAAGAGGGCGCAAGTGGTTCCTGGAGACATTGCTCTTGTGTTTGGTGCCGGAACGATCGGAATCGTGACTGCGCTTGCGGCTCTGGCTGCCGGATGCTCTCAAGTCATCGTGGCCGACATTAAGCGGGCGAAACTGGACTTTATTCGGAATCAGCTGGACGTCCCGATTGTTCCCGTAAACTCAGCCGAGGAGGATTTGGCTGCAGAGGTGGATCGGGTAACCTCTGGAAAAGGAGTTAACCTCGTTTTCGAAGCCAGCGGGAGCGAGAAGGTGATCGCCGGAATGATTTCCTACCTAGCCCCGGCGGGAAGAGTCGTTCTGGTCGGGATGCCGCAAAAGCCGGCTCCGATCGATATTGTTTCGGCCCAGGTCAAGGGTATCGATTTCGTCACGGTGTTTCGCTATGCGAATATCTATGACCGGGTGATTAAGTACATTGCGTCGGGTCAGCTAACGGTCGCACCCCTGGTGACTCACCGCTTCGACGGTTTTCGCGCTGTCTCCGCCTACGAGTTTGCCGCGACCTATCCAGATGATGCGGTGAAAATCATGTTGGACATGGAAACCTTTTAG